Part of the Anopheles gambiae chromosome 3, idAnoGambNW_F1_1, whole genome shotgun sequence genome is shown below.
TATACAAAATTAAGCAAACATTAATCCTTCATGACAGAAGAAACTATCTTGTTAATGAAATTAGCATCCACGCCGGGCAATAATGTCTCAGCGTCGacaatttttcctttttattttatatatttatcaATACTAGGCAAAAGTTATCCGAATAAAACATAATCGGGTTGGTACTGTCCCTTTTGCCCGCTGGCTAACGTAAATGCGATACTACCCAATATAAACGCTTCGAAAGCTAACGAAACAGCAACGGATTGTAATCATCTGCAGAAACATAGAGCCCTAACTAGGAAACATAGCTCCCCCTCCCACTTAACCCCGTTAATAATCCTAGCCCATTGCGTTAACGACCCTCGCGATCATCGTTCCCCACCCTCGTCTAGCTAAGCTCACACCGATCATTTCCTACCGCCAGCCGCCGCACAACGCCAAAGCAACGTGCAATGCCTTCCCGGCGCACCGGATCCGATTTGCTCTATACGCCACCGATTTCCTGCCCGAGCAGTGACAGCTGTTTTAAAAACTGTTTCGCATTCGTTAGCGTCGAGGCACCGTAAATGATGCGCCGGATGCTGTTGGTGCTCTGCTTCGATTTGATAAAGTCCACCAAATTCTGGTACTCGATGTAGTTACCGCCGCCGACCACGAACACGATGGCGTCCTGGAAGGGGGCCCGATTTTTCGGCACCACATCACTGCCCTTGAGCAGCTTCGGGTCGAGGTAGAGATAGTCGTCCACCTCCGACCCGCCACCGGACCGGCATTCCATCAGCTGTTCGGTGATTTTGGTTACGGGAAGATTCTAAAATAAAAAGGGGATAATTATCTAGTTTACCTTTAAATAGACAAAATTTTACTAAAATACGCACATGTCTTTTCACCACCAAGTTCTTCACGCCTTCCATCACGAACGACGACCCCTGCGATACAAGCTTCGAGAACATGGACACCGTCTTTGTGCCGCTGCCCTCGTATTGGTTCGAGTTGGTAAGCGTGCTCTTCATGATGCTCCTGCAAGAACAAACTCCCCTTTTAGTAGCTGTTAGGAATGATTTTATCCACCCCAAAAGCACTTACTTCCACCGCTGGATGTACGGCAGCGGGGACAGATCACACCCGCACTCCCGCAGCGTCTCCTCGATCCGCTTAAACTCCCCGTCCGACACGTTGCTGCAGATGTAGTAGATGATAAACAGTCGCATCTTGTCCTCGGGCAGCCCAAACTCGGGATCCTTCAGCACCTCACTGAGCGCCCGGTCCAGTGCCTGCTTGGACATGATTTTTTCCTCCAGCTCGAAGAACGAATCCAACCGCCGGGACTTGATGTAGTTCAGGATGGAGGTCGCTATCTTGGTGTGCATGTCGATCAGCCGCTTCTTCTCCAGCAGCTGCGGCAGCGAGTTGACGGCGCTCGTCAGCTTGGCCGTGTTGTCGTTCACCATCGAGAAGGCGGCGTCCGACTCGCCATCGATGCCCATGGTCGTTTTGAGCTTCTTGATTTCCTCCTCCGACGACCGGTACTGCTCCAGCTCCTCCTGTATCGCTTCGGCAACGGTCGGGAAGGGGCTGCCCTTGTGCGTACACCAGAACCGGTCGCGCGAATCCAGATCGCACGCCTTCATCTTTGGCTTGGCCCCGGTCGCcccgtactgctgctgctggtcggccGACGGATCTTCCTCCACCACGACCCGGTTCAGGGCGAGCTCGAGCACGTCGTGCGCCAGCGCCTGGTACGTCCAGGTGTGGTGCAGCGGTGTCGCCATATCGATCGTACGATctagcagcaccaacagcggGCGCTGAAAGCTGAACGCGCCCGTCTGCGTCGCGTCCATGTGGAACAGATTGTTGCGCGCGTCCCACAGATTTTCGCGCAGCTTCTTTTCCAGCTTGCGGGCGACCATTTCGGCGGCACTGTTCTTCGGGCAGCGTATGATGGGCACCGTGCCGAGCGTTACGAACACCGCGAACAGGCTGTCCACAATGCTGTCCATAATGTTTTCCATCTCGACGTCTTCCGTGTTGGCACGATTAATAGCTACAATGCGATAGAGATCGTTTGTTAGCAAAAGGCAATagccaaacacacagacacactcctCACCGTAATACGAAAGAGCATCGCTGTTCTGGTGCTTCAGCACAAACATATCGTCCTCCAGGGTGATGAAGTTCAGGTACTGGTCGTACACCTTGTGAATGTTCGCTACGCATCCCGCCTGCAGTGCGGCCGCGGCCAGATCCTCCAGCCTCTGCCGGGAGATGGGCGCGATAAAGTTCAGATGGTACACGTCGTACAACCCGTTCTGGAAGTCTTGCGCGATACGTCCCAGGTTTTCTTCCGTCGCCGCACAGAAGTATATTGCCGGTACGTCCGGTATGGAATCACGGTCGGAATGTAGCTGgctgaaaaagggaaaacacgTCGTTCATGGGACTGTCGGCTGCGTGCCGCAACGGAGCGTTGTCGCAATATTTACATGTGCAGCGTAATGCCCATCTCCCGGAGCTCGCGAATCGATATGAGCGGGGAAATAATGTCCTGCCCGACACGATCGTATATCAGCAGCTTCCAGACGGGTTCGGCCGATATCGCTTTCGTGATGGGTTGATTGAGATTTAGCATCTGCTTGATAGCATCTAGGAAGGAAAATTGCATCAGTACGGAGTGGGCACAAACCGCCACACAATACTTACTAATTTGACGATCTTTTAGCGTCGCCATCGTTGGTAGAGTTGGAAATTGagctggattttttttgtaggaaaggcgaataaataaaattatatttagtGGCAAACTGTTCCGTGCCGATACGGATTCGAGTGACGTtgacgatattttttttgttattcgtCATCGGCTGACAACTGTCATGGTGCGGCAACGTAAACAAACTGCTGCATgggcagagtgaccagaaataccgttttatctgtattcctaccgatttttatatgcctatcgattcacagatgaccgccctaaaactaccgtATTTTTcctttatcctaccgaaaatcacagatatttcatttttcagtcgttttagcttaatctgtggcgcttgggatgctgTTTCCAGGATCGCTATCCTCATTTGTTACTTatcgcgctgatgcacgtttgtttgcctggtacaggcggtccccgagatacacggtacctcttatacgcggattcggagatacgcggttttctaaatttgacaattctttgagcaaattgtactgatttgacacatcaattgcaaattgccaaataatttccgttttgatcgaattttaaaaactatttcaaaaggtttaaaacagttatattcagtcagaatcatatcaaatagttcataaagtgactaaaaccgccccctacttgcaaaattacacgaaaatttgtgatattttagctggaaatcacgagattcgacttacgcggaaattcgagatacgcggtattttgcggccgttttcggtccccattaaccgtgtatctcggggaccgcctgtactttGAAAAATGGTACATGCgttttgaattcaaaattgtatccgttaaaatttaatgttcataatacgtagaaaatgtcagttgtgGGGGTTCCGAGAATTGCTcgtcaaagaaaatcatttaaatttgaatttgaatctcgCTGTCGACGGTTAAacccagttgagcttcatcgcttggaggagagctttctcatttcctctgtagtgttgtatggtttcgcattaaagttatgcatcgctagaactagaacggcgatacgattgttcaATAACTAAACTCctacggaaaccaccagcgaAGAAGCAAGTGATatttgaggttttttttttattgatttttatagagactttgagccttTCGGCTTCATTCGCCTCTAGATATTTGAGGTCGTTGGTGTCGATACCCAcatatctgaccacacgaccataaATATAGATTTAtccgacaatcgcaaaagtgtttgcgacaatcgcagaagtttttgcgacaatagcagaagtttttgcaacaatcgcagaagtttttgcgacaatcgcagaagtgtttgcgacaatcgcagaagtttttgcgacaatcgcaaaagtttttgcgacaatcgcagaagtttttgcgacaatcgcagaacaGTTTGCGAATATCgcagaagtgtttgcgacaatcgcagaagtttttgcgacaatcgcaaaagttttggcgacaatcgcagaagtgtttgcgacaatcgcagaagagtttgcgacaatcgcagaagagtttgcgacaatcgcagcaGTGTTTGCGGCAATCGCAGAAGagtttgcgacagtcgcagaagtttttgcgacaatcgcagaagagtttgcgacaatcgcagaagtttttgcgacaatcgcagaagtgtttgcgacaatcgcagaagagtttgcaacaatcgcagaagtttttgcgacaatcgcaaaagtcgcagaagtttttgcgaccatcgcaaaagttgcaaaaaattttgcgacaatcgcaaaagtcgcaaaagtcgcagaagtttttgtgacaatcgcaaaagtcgcagaagtttttgcgacaatcgcaaaagtcgcaacagtttttgcaacaatcgcaaaagtcgcaaaagtttttgcgacaatcgcaaaagtcgcaaaagtttttgcgacaatcgcaaaagtcgcaaaagtttttgcgacaatcgcaaaagtcgcagaagtcgcaaaagtttttgcgacaatcgcaaaagtcgcaaaagtttttgcgacaatcgcaaaagtcgcaaaagtcgcaaaagtttttgcgacaatcgcaaaagtcgccgaagtttttgcgacaatcgcaaaagtcgcaaaagtttttgcgacaatcgcaaaagtcgcaaaagtttttgcgacaatcgcaaaagtcgcaaaagtttttgcgacaatcgcaaaagtcgcataagtttttgcgacaatcgcaaaagtcgcaaaagtttttgcgacaatcgcaaaagtcgcaaaagtttttgcgacaatcgcaaaagtcgcaaaagtttttgcaacgatcgcaaaagtcgcaaaagtttttgcgacaatcgcaaaagtcgcagaagtttttgcgacaatcgcaaaagtcgcaaaagtttttgcgacaatcgcaaaagtcgcaaaagtttttgcgacaatcgcaaaagtcgcaaaagtttttgcgacaaaagcaaaagtcgcagaagtcgcaaaagtttttgcgacaatcggaaaaaacgcagaagtttttgcgacaatcgcagaagtttttgcgacaatcgcaaaagtcgcaaatttTTTTGCAaccatcgcaaaagtcgcaaaagtttttgcgacaatcgcaaaagtcgcaaaagtttttgcgacaatcgcaaaagtcgcaaaagtagcaaaagtttttgcgacaatcgacaaagtcgcaaaagtttttgcgacaatcgcaaaagtcgcagaagtttttgcgacaatcgcaaaagtcgcaaaagtttttgcgacaatcgcaaaagtcgcagaagtttttgcgacaatcgcaaaagtcgcaaaagtcgcaaaagtttttgcgacaatcgccaaagtcgcaaaagtttttgcggcaatcgcaaaagtcgcaaaagtttttgcgacaatcgccaaagtcgcaaaagtttttgcgacaatcgcaaaagtcgcaaaagtttttgcgacaatcgcaaaagtcgcaaaagtcaaaaaagtttttgcgacaatcgcaaaagtcgcagaagtcgcaaaagtttttgcgacaatcgcaaaagtcgcagaagtcgcaaaagtttttgcgacaatcgcaaaagtcgcaaaagtgtttgcgacaatcgcaaaagtcgcaaaagtttttgcgacaatcgcaaaagtcgcaaaagtttttgcgacaatcgcaaaagtcgcaaaagtttttgcgacatttgcaaaagtttttgcgaccatcgcaaaagtcgcaaaagtttttgcg
Proteins encoded:
- the LOC1270593 gene encoding protein sly1 homolog codes for the protein MATLKDRQINAIKQMLNLNQPITKAISAEPVWKLLIYDRVGQDIISPLISIRELREMGITLHIQLHSDRDSIPDVPAIYFCAATEENLGRIAQDFQNGLYDVYHLNFIAPISRQRLEDLAAAALQAGCVANIHKVYDQYLNFITLEDDMFVLKHQNSDALSYYAINRANTEDVEMENIMDSIVDSLFAVFVTLGTVPIIRCPKNSAAEMVARKLEKKLRENLWDARNNLFHMDATQTGAFSFQRPLLVLLDRTIDMATPLHHTWTYQALAHDVLELALNRVVVEEDPSADQQQQYGATGAKPKMKACDLDSRDRFWCTHKGSPFPTVAEAIQEELEQYRSSEEEIKKLKTTMGIDGESDAAFSMVNDNTAKLTSAVNSLPQLLEKKRLIDMHTKIATSILNYIKSRRLDSFFELEEKIMSKQALDRALSEVLKDPEFGLPEDKMRLFIIYYICSNVSDGEFKRIEETLRECGCDLSPLPYIQRWKSIMKSTLTNSNQYEGSGTKTVSMFSKLVSQGSSFVMEGVKNLVVKRHNLPVTKITEQLMECRSGGGSEVDDYLYLDPKLLKGSDVVPKNRAPFQDAIVFVVGGGNYIEYQNLVDFIKSKQSTNSIRRIIYGASTLTNAKQFLKQLSLLGQEIGGV